The following coding sequences are from one Coffea arabica cultivar ET-39 chromosome 11e, Coffea Arabica ET-39 HiFi, whole genome shotgun sequence window:
- the LOC113716463 gene encoding F-box/FBD/LRR-repeat protein At1g13570 — protein sequence MDNDLREDLISDLPQSIIETILTKLPIRDAVRTCALSSKWRYKWTTITDLVFNDKCVSSCYDRPILENKLVSFITHFLFLHDGPIHKFALSTSFLQSSPDIDQWLLFLSRRGIRNLSIELGEGEWFRAPSCLFTCSKLTHLELVRCELDPPPKFKGFLCLKYLNLQQILMPPDDIEYLISSCPLLESLTLSYFDGLELALHAPNLKYLILEGEFMDICLENTPRLIAVSIAMYITDDIAEHFEQSSSCNFDKFLGGVPCLERLVGQIYFTKYLSIGIDSGSTPIKYHHLKIIELYQVNFEDLNEVLAVLRLIVSSPNLKELHIAGPSNTAAAVVGSDLGFWEKECPTDYMFDQLKTVKITEVSGTLHEMGFIKFLLEHAPVLKVMTITPSAYVTEGRLSMLVNLVRFRRASAQAEVIFVQEQP from the exons ATGGATAATGATCTGAGGGAGGATTTGATTAGTGATCTGCCTCAAAGCATCATAGAAACTATCCTGACAAAGCTTCCAATAAGGGACGCTGTCAGGACATGTGCATTGTCAAGCAAATGGAGGTATAAATGGACTACCATCACAGATCTTGTATTTAATGATAAATGTGTGAGCTCTTGTTATGACAGACCCATTTTGGAGAACAAACTTGTGAGTTTCATcacccattttctttttcttcatgatGGACCTATTCACAAGTTTGCATTATCTACTTCATTCTTGCAAAGTTCCCCTGATATAGATCAGTGGCTGCTTTTTCTTTCAAGAAGGGGTATTAGGAACTTAAGCATTGAATTAGGTGAAGGTGAGTGGTTTAGGGCACCCTCTTGTCTTTTTACGTGTTCAAAATTGACTCATTTGGAGCTTGTGAGGTGTGAATTGGACCCTCCACCAAAATTTAAGGGCTTCTTGTGTCTGAAGTATCTTAATCTTCAACAAATTCTCATGCCTCCGGATGATATTGAGTATCTCATTTCAAGTTGCCCACTGCTTGAGAGTTTGACATTGTCGTACTTTGATGGTTTGGAGCTCGCTCTGCATGCTCCAAATCTGAAGTACTTGATCTTGGAGGGTGAGTTCATGGATATTTGCCTTGAGAACACCCCACGCTTGATAGCCGTGTCTATTGCTATGTACATTACTGATGATATAGCCGAACACTTTGAACAAAGTTCAAGCTGCAATTTTGATAAGTTTCTTGGTGGTGTTCCATGTCTTGAAAGACTTGTTGGGCAAATATACTTCACAAAG TATCTCAGCATAGGAATCGACAGTGGAAGCACTCCAATTAAGTATCACCATCttaaaattattgaattgtatCAAGTAAACTTTGAAGACCTGAATGAAGTACTCGCTGTACTTCGTCTGATTGTGAGCTCCCCAAATCTAAAAGAGCTTCATATTGCG GGTCCCTCAAACACAGCAGCTGCTGTAGTTGGTTCTGATTTGGGTTTTTGGGAGAAAGAATGTCCAACTGATTACATGTTCGATCAGCTCAAAACTGTGAAGATAACTGAGGTGTCTGGGACGCTGCATGAAATGGGGTtcatcaagtttttgttggagcaTGCACCTGTACTCAAAGTGATGACTATCACACCCAGTGCTTACGTTACGGAAGGAAGATTGAGTATGTTGGTTAACTTGGTGAGGTTTAGACGGGCTTCTGCACAAGCTGAAGTCATATTTGTACAAGAACAACCATAA
- the LOC140021504 gene encoding protein NSP-INTERACTING KINASE 1-like has protein sequence MEVGKEASVFCYVVLFSFLACSNAWLSPDGVNPEVAALMDIKDLLKDPHGVLNWDRNAVDPCSWSMITCSRDTFVIALAAPSQSLSGLISPSIRNLTHLQTLLLQNNNLSGPIPSELGRLPKLQTIDISDNLLTGEIPPSLAQLKSLQYLRVNNNSLTGAIPLSLMNMTQLTFLDFSFNNLSGPVPKLPAKTFNILGNPMICPTGKEPECNGTAPMPLSLPLNNSQSLQPAVKPKSNRVALAFGTSLGCICLLIIGFGFFLWWRQKHSQQIFFDVNEQHHEEVCLGNLRRFQFRELQVATNNFSSKNILGKGGFGNVYKGYLQDGTIVAVKRLKDGNAIGGDIQFQTEVEMISLAVHRNLLRLYGFCITPTERLLVYPFMSNGSVASRLKAKPPLDWGTRKRIALGAARGLLYLHEQCDPKIIHRDVKAANILLDDYCEAVVGDFGLAKLLDHRDSHVTTAVRGTVGHIAPEYLSTGQSSEKTDVFGFGILLLELITGQRALEFGKAANQKGAMLDWVKKIHQEKKLELLVDKDLKNTYDRIELEEMAQVALLCTQYLPSHRPKMSEVVRMLEGDGLAEKWEASQRAEATRCRANEFSSSERYSDLTDDSSLLVQAMELSGPR, from the exons CGGTGTTAATCCAGAAG TGGCTGCTTTGATGGATATTAAGGACCTTCTGAAAGATCCTCATGGTGTTCTAAACTGGGATAGAAATGCAGTTGATCCATGCAGCTGGTCTATGATTACCTGTTCACGTGATACTTTTGTCATTGCCCT AGCAGCTCCAAGCCAAAGTTTGTCTGGCTTGATTTCTCCTAGCATCAGGAACTTAACCCACCTTCAGACTCT GCTTCTGCAGAACAACAACTTATCAGGACCTATCCCCTCTGAGCTGGGAAGGCTCCCAAAACTTCAGACAATTGATATTTCTGATAATCTGCTCACTGGGGAAATTCCTCCTTCTCTAGCTCAACTGAAAAGTCTCCAATACCT GAGGGTAAACAATAACAGTCTCACAGGAGCTATTCCTTTGTCATTGATGAATATGACTCAGCTGACATTTCT AGACTTTTCTTTCAATAATTTGAGTGGTCCTGTACCAAAGCTGCCTGCTAAAACATTCAA CATTTTGGGAAATCCAATGATATGTCCAACTGGGAAGGAGCCAGAATGCAATGGGACAGCTCCGATGCCTCTATCCTTGCCTTTAAATAACTCCCAAA GTCTTCAGCCTGCAGTTAAACCTAAAAGTAACAGAGTTGCCTTAGCCTTTGGAACAAGTCTTGGATGCATCTGCCTGCTAATTATTGGATTTGGTTTCTTTCTGTGGTGGAGACAAAAGCACAGTCAGCAGATATTCTTTGATGTTAATG AACAACACCATGAAGAAGTGTGCCTAGGAAACTTGAGGAGATTCCAATTTAGAGAACTTCAGGTGGCCACAAACAACTTCAGCAGCAAAAACATTCTTGGAAAAGGTGGTTTCGGGAATGTCTACAAAGGCTATCTCCAAGATGGAACAATTGTAGCAGTCAAAAGGCTAAAAGATGGCAATGCCATTGGTGGAGATATTCAATTCCAGACTGAAGTTGAGATGATTAGCCTTGCAGTTCATAGGAACTTGCTCCGACTCTACGGATTTTGCATAACACCAACTGAAAGACTCCTGGTGTATCCCTTCATGTCTAATGGAAGTGTTGCCTCACGTCTTAAAG CCAAACCGCCCTTGGATTGGGGTACAAGGAAAAGAATTGCACTGGGTGCTGCAAGGGGATTGCTGTACCTGCATGAGCAATGCGATCCCAAGATTATTCACAGAGATGTGAAGGCTGCAAACATATTGCTGGATGATTACTGTGAGGCAGTTGTAGGAGACTTTGGACTGGCAAAGCTCTTGGACCATCGCGACTCACACGTCACAACAGCTGTAAGGGGCACAGTAGGGCATATAGCTCCTGAATATCTCTCGACAGGCCAGTCATCAGAGAAAACAGATGTCTTTGGGTTTGGAATTCTTCTGTTAGAATTGATCACCGGACAGAGGGCTTTAGAATTCGGCAAAGCAGCAAATCAGAAAGGAGCAATGCTGGATTGG gttaaaaaaattcaccaagaaaagAAGCTTGAGTTGCTAGTTGACAAGGACCTGAAAAACACCTATGACAGGATTGAGCTAGAGGAAATGGCACAAGTGGCTTTATTGTGCACCCAATATCTTCCTAGCCACAGACCTAAAATGTCTGAAGTGGTTCGGATGCTAGAAGGCGATGGACTTGCGGAAAAGTGGGAAGCCTCTCAAAGAGCTGAGGCTACAAGATGCAGAGCCAATGAATTCTCATCTTCTGAAAGATATTCTGATCTAACAGATGACTCTTCATTGCTTGTCCAAGCAATGGAACTCTCGGGACCCAGGTGA